The Burkholderia ambifaria AMMD genome includes a region encoding these proteins:
- a CDS encoding NAD-dependent succinate-semialdehyde dehydrogenase → MPLTLSRPELVRTANLIDGAWCDARDGRRFDVTDPATLDTVAHAPDSGAADARAATDAAARALPAWRATPARDRAAILRAWHAAIVAHTDDLAKLMSREQGKPLAEARGEVAYGASYVQWFAEEATRTYGDLIPQQQRGKRLSAVKEPIGIVAAITPWNFPLAMIARKIAPALAAGCTVVAKPAEDTPLTALALAFLAQEAGVPPGVLNMIAASRERGIDAVADWLADGRVRKITFTGSTPVGKLLARESAATLKKLSLELGGNAPFIVFDDAELDAAVDGLMAAKFRNGGQTCVSPNRVYVQAGVYDAFAAKLTARVAALKVAPATDPAAQIGPMINARAVDKIARHVGDAIERGARVLTGGKRLPELGPNYYAPTVLGDATADMQLTCEETFGPIAALFKFDTEDEAVDAANDTPFGLAAYFYTQDLRRIARVSARLETGLVGINEGALASEAAPFGGVKESGYGREGSRYGLDDYLSIKYLCQGGLE, encoded by the coding sequence ATGCCGCTTACGCTCTCCCGACCCGAACTCGTTCGCACCGCCAACCTGATCGACGGCGCGTGGTGCGACGCGCGCGACGGCCGTCGCTTCGACGTCACCGATCCGGCCACGCTCGACACCGTTGCCCATGCCCCCGACAGCGGCGCCGCCGACGCGCGCGCCGCGACCGACGCGGCAGCCCGCGCGCTGCCCGCGTGGCGCGCGACGCCCGCTCGCGACCGCGCCGCGATCCTGCGCGCATGGCACGCGGCGATCGTCGCGCATACCGACGATCTCGCGAAGCTGATGTCGCGCGAACAGGGCAAGCCGCTCGCCGAAGCGCGCGGCGAAGTCGCGTACGGCGCATCGTACGTGCAGTGGTTCGCCGAAGAAGCGACGCGCACCTACGGCGACCTGATTCCGCAGCAGCAGCGCGGCAAGCGGCTGAGTGCGGTCAAAGAGCCGATCGGCATCGTCGCCGCGATCACGCCGTGGAATTTTCCGCTCGCGATGATCGCGCGCAAGATCGCGCCCGCGCTCGCGGCCGGCTGCACGGTCGTCGCGAAGCCGGCGGAAGATACGCCGCTCACCGCGCTCGCGCTCGCGTTCCTCGCGCAGGAAGCCGGCGTGCCGCCCGGCGTGCTGAACATGATCGCCGCGTCGCGTGAACGCGGTATCGACGCGGTGGCCGACTGGCTCGCCGACGGCCGCGTGCGCAAGATCACGTTCACCGGATCGACGCCCGTCGGCAAGCTGCTCGCACGCGAATCGGCGGCGACGCTGAAGAAGCTGTCGCTGGAGCTCGGCGGCAATGCGCCGTTCATCGTGTTCGACGATGCCGAGCTCGACGCGGCGGTCGACGGGCTGATGGCCGCCAAGTTCCGCAACGGCGGCCAGACCTGCGTGTCGCCGAACCGCGTGTACGTGCAGGCCGGCGTCTACGATGCGTTCGCCGCCAAACTCACCGCCCGTGTCGCCGCGCTGAAGGTCGCGCCGGCGACTGACCCGGCCGCGCAAATCGGCCCGATGATCAACGCACGCGCGGTCGACAAGATCGCGCGCCACGTCGGCGACGCGATCGAGCGCGGCGCACGCGTGCTCACGGGCGGCAAGCGCCTGCCCGAACTCGGGCCGAACTATTACGCGCCGACGGTGCTCGGCGACGCCACCGCCGACATGCAGCTGACCTGCGAGGAAACCTTCGGGCCGATCGCCGCGCTGTTCAAGTTCGACACGGAAGACGAAGCCGTCGACGCCGCGAACGACACGCCGTTCGGGCTCGCCGCGTATTTCTATACGCAGGACCTGCGCCGCATCGCGCGCGTGTCGGCTCGGCTCGAAACGGGCCTCGTCGGCATCAACGAAGGCGCGCTCGCGAGCGAGGCCGCGCCGTTCGGCGGCGTGAAGGAATCGGGCTACGGCCGCGAAGGCTCACGCTACGGCCTCGACGATTACCTGTCGATCAAGTACCTGTGCCAGGGCGGGCTCGAGTGA
- a CDS encoding DUF72 domain-containing protein, with the protein MKGTTGEIHIGISGWRYDGWRGTFYPKGLKQAAELQYASGRMQTIEINGTHYSLQSLSSWRRWYDETPPGFTFSVKGSRYLTHMLRFRDETATTACANFFAQGLLALNDKLGPILWQFPPSLRFDPEHMEHFLSLLPPDTEAALALAQQHDRRVRTPYLEIDRKRKLRHAVEVRHASFVDPAFVKLLRRHKAALVVSDSTEAWPQFEDLTARFVYMRLHGTETKYSGAYSDASLDRWARRITSWRGGAQPADARLAAPDLAPPRAQRRDVYCYFDNDVKTKAPFDAGRLMERLGLHPHEPLPEKAAAARRQSEREPEPQGEK; encoded by the coding sequence GTGAAAGGCACAACCGGCGAGATACACATCGGCATTTCAGGCTGGCGCTACGACGGCTGGCGCGGCACCTTCTATCCGAAAGGGCTCAAGCAGGCGGCCGAGCTGCAATACGCGTCAGGCCGGATGCAGACGATCGAGATCAACGGCACGCACTACAGCCTGCAATCGCTCTCCAGCTGGCGGCGCTGGTACGACGAAACGCCGCCCGGTTTTACGTTCAGCGTGAAAGGCTCGCGCTATCTGACCCACATGCTGCGCTTTCGCGACGAAACGGCGACGACCGCCTGCGCGAATTTCTTCGCGCAGGGGCTCCTCGCACTGAATGACAAGCTCGGGCCGATCCTGTGGCAATTTCCGCCATCGCTGCGTTTCGACCCCGAGCACATGGAACATTTCCTGAGCCTGCTGCCGCCCGACACCGAAGCCGCGCTCGCCCTCGCGCAACAGCACGACCGCAGGGTCAGGACGCCGTATCTCGAGATCGACCGCAAGCGCAAATTGCGTCACGCTGTCGAAGTGCGTCACGCGAGCTTCGTGGATCCCGCGTTCGTGAAGCTGCTGCGCCGCCACAAGGCCGCGCTCGTCGTGTCGGACTCCACCGAGGCGTGGCCGCAGTTCGAGGATCTGACCGCGCGCTTCGTCTACATGCGGCTGCACGGCACGGAAACGAAGTATTCCGGCGCGTATTCCGATGCTTCGCTCGATCGGTGGGCGCGCAGGATCACGTCGTGGCGCGGCGGCGCGCAGCCCGCCGATGCGCGACTTGCGGCGCCGGATCTGGCGCCGCCGCGCGCGCAGCGGCGCGACGTGTACTGCTATTTCGACAACGACGTGAAAACGAAAGCACCGTTCGACGCTGGACGCTTGATGGAACGCCTCGGCCTGCATCCGCACGAACCGCTGCCGGAGAAAGCGGCCGCCGCGCGACGGCAATCCGAGCGAGAACCCGAACCGCAAGGAGAAAAATGA
- a CDS encoding Lrp/AsnC family transcriptional regulator has product MTDSKLDRIDLRILSQLQKRGRMTNVELADAVGLSPSPCLIRVKRLEKAGYIGGYGAHIQLEKLGDVQVVFTEVTLADHRREDFDRFVAAIRNVDEIVECHLASGGYDYLLKFITRSVSHYQTIVEGLLEQNIGIEKYFSYVIIKSPFVKRHYPLESLFGERH; this is encoded by the coding sequence ATGACGGACAGCAAGCTGGATCGCATCGACCTGCGCATCCTCTCCCAGTTGCAGAAGCGCGGCCGCATGACCAACGTCGAGCTGGCCGATGCGGTCGGGCTGTCGCCCAGTCCGTGCCTGATCCGCGTGAAGCGGCTCGAGAAGGCCGGCTACATCGGCGGCTACGGCGCGCACATCCAGCTCGAGAAACTCGGCGACGTGCAGGTCGTGTTTACCGAGGTCACGCTGGCCGACCACCGCCGCGAGGACTTCGACCGCTTCGTCGCGGCGATCCGCAACGTCGACGAGATCGTCGAGTGCCATCTCGCGAGCGGTGGCTACGACTATCTGCTGAAGTTCATCACGCGCAGCGTGAGCCATTACCAGACGATCGTCGAAGGGCTGCTCGAGCAGAACATCGGCATCGAGAAGTATTTCAGCTACGTGATCATCAAGTCGCCGTTCGTCAAACGGCACTATCCGCTCGAATCGCTGTTCGGCGAACGTCACTGA
- a CDS encoding phosphatase PAP2 family protein, with amino-acid sequence MLVSRSRFPLHVAALSSAFVLVACGGGDDVASTNPTIAAVPAPPADPGFVDSAPVPSVPAFVDNIATNQRGDARYATLSTNAAVRVVSRFLDLWQPSTMLVDAGVSAPANGAFPAISPSTCSGLPGSGTPCGTILNDTVLAANVQYVVNATTARTQQQADAAYFDDRRGKGYSVTDGMGPLTSAWRTAAQQTTSITSVPADATTVLYNDAGNNVGVGSSTNASFGKVVDLLNEMGNNASTEPSKRFYKYARPYRWSSSVVVAPTLVPAESTTPATDGGFISGHEAEAMRDAMTMAWLVPERFQEMVSRGLELGENRILAGMHSPLDVIGGRMLALAVSAANLNAYASDAQAAYNQAHQALQQLTGTTGTTFAAFAHSGTPANDRFADYTANKAAFARRMTYGFGAIESTDAPPVVPKGAEILLQTRFPYLSADQRRVVLKTTELQSGYPVMDDAEGWGRLNLFAAADGYGAFNGNVVVSMDASQGGLNAADQWRNDIGGAGKLTLQGTGTLTLAGNNRYAGGTQVNGGTLAAASASAFGNGDVYVGAGGNVRIAASAPVTIATRYTQLDNATLELDIDGNGGGRLRVGGQLTVAGGTLHVKFVNGYAPKAGDTIALIDGAAGAAKFSTVTVDGFKATPVYTATGVSVRLSAS; translated from the coding sequence ATGTTGGTATCACGGAGCCGTTTCCCGCTGCACGTCGCAGCGCTGTCGAGTGCGTTCGTTCTGGTCGCCTGCGGCGGCGGTGACGACGTCGCGTCGACGAACCCGACCATCGCGGCCGTTCCCGCGCCGCCGGCGGACCCCGGCTTCGTCGACAGCGCCCCCGTGCCGAGCGTGCCGGCCTTCGTCGACAACATCGCGACCAACCAGCGCGGCGACGCGCGCTATGCGACGCTGTCGACCAACGCGGCCGTGCGCGTGGTGAGCCGCTTCCTCGACCTGTGGCAGCCGTCGACGATGCTGGTCGATGCGGGCGTGAGCGCACCGGCCAACGGCGCGTTTCCGGCGATCTCGCCGTCGACCTGCTCGGGCCTGCCCGGCAGCGGCACGCCGTGCGGCACGATCCTGAACGACACGGTGCTGGCGGCGAATGTGCAGTACGTGGTCAACGCAACGACCGCGCGCACGCAGCAGCAGGCCGACGCCGCCTACTTCGACGACCGGCGCGGCAAGGGCTACAGCGTGACCGACGGCATGGGCCCGCTCACCAGCGCGTGGCGCACGGCCGCGCAGCAGACCACCAGCATCACCAGCGTGCCCGCCGACGCGACGACGGTGCTGTACAACGACGCCGGCAACAACGTCGGCGTCGGCAGCAGCACCAATGCGAGCTTCGGCAAGGTCGTCGACCTGCTCAACGAAATGGGCAACAACGCGTCGACCGAACCGTCGAAGCGCTTCTACAAGTACGCGCGGCCATATCGCTGGAGTTCGAGCGTCGTCGTCGCGCCGACACTCGTGCCGGCGGAAAGCACGACGCCCGCGACCGACGGCGGTTTCATCAGCGGCCACGAGGCTGAAGCGATGCGCGATGCGATGACGATGGCGTGGCTCGTGCCGGAGCGATTCCAGGAGATGGTGAGCCGCGGCCTCGAACTGGGCGAGAACCGGATTCTCGCCGGCATGCACTCGCCGCTCGACGTGATCGGCGGCCGCATGCTCGCGCTGGCGGTCAGCGCGGCGAACCTGAACGCGTATGCGAGCGATGCGCAGGCCGCATACAACCAGGCCCACCAGGCGCTGCAGCAGCTCACGGGGACGACCGGCACGACGTTCGCCGCGTTCGCGCACTCGGGCACGCCGGCCAACGACCGGTTCGCCGATTACACGGCGAACAAGGCGGCCTTCGCGCGCCGCATGACGTACGGCTTCGGCGCGATCGAGTCGACCGACGCGCCGCCCGTCGTGCCGAAAGGCGCGGAGATCCTGCTGCAGACGCGCTTCCCGTACCTGAGCGCCGACCAGCGGCGCGTCGTGCTGAAGACGACCGAGCTGCAGTCCGGCTACCCGGTGATGGACGATGCGGAAGGCTGGGGCCGCCTGAACCTGTTCGCCGCGGCCGACGGCTATGGCGCGTTCAACGGCAACGTGGTCGTGTCGATGGACGCATCGCAGGGCGGACTCAACGCGGCCGACCAGTGGCGCAACGACATCGGCGGCGCCGGCAAGCTGACGCTGCAAGGCACCGGCACGCTGACGCTGGCGGGCAACAACCGCTATGCGGGCGGCACGCAGGTCAATGGCGGCACGCTCGCCGCGGCCTCCGCGTCGGCGTTCGGCAACGGCGACGTGTACGTCGGCGCCGGTGGCAACGTCAGGATCGCGGCGAGCGCGCCCGTCACGATCGCGACGCGCTATACGCAGCTCGACAACGCGACCCTCGAACTCGACATCGACGGCAACGGCGGCGGCCGGCTGCGCGTGGGCGGGCAATTGACCGTCGCCGGCGGCACGCTGCATGTGAAGTTCGTGAACGGCTATGCGCCGAAGGCCGGCGATACGATCGCGCTGATCGACGGCGCGGCGGGCGCGGCGAAGTTCTCGACGGTCACGGTCGACGGGTTCAAGGCGACGCCGGTTTATACGGCGACGGGCGTGTCGGTGAGGTTGTCCGCGTCGTGA
- a CDS encoding aspartate aminotransferase family protein, producing the protein MNQAALIEADRQHLIHPVVNYRAHEARGVTVLESADGVFLRDGDGHTLLDAFSGLWCVNVGYGRDSIVKAAAEQMSKLPYATGYFHFGSQPAIELAERLAALAPPSLNRVYFTLGGSDAVDSAVRFITHYFNATGRPSKKQMIALERGYHGSSSIGAGLTALPAFHRHFDLPRADQHHIPSPYPYRHPLGDDPQALIAASVAALEAKVAELGADNVAAFFCEPVQGSGGVIVPPPGWLKAMRDACRRLGILFVADEVITGFGRTGPLFACEAEQVDPDLMTVAKGLTAGYAPMGAVLMSDEIYEGLAGSRAESAVVGHGHTYSAHPVSAAIGLEVLKLYHEGGLLANGQAMAPRFAAGLDALRAHPLVGDARSVGLLGALELVSDKARKTRFDPALNVPDRIAAAAYANGVVFRAFGDGVLGFAPALSFTAGEFDLLFERVRKTLDDVLADAGVQRALEAAHAQPA; encoded by the coding sequence ATGAACCAAGCCGCGCTGATCGAAGCCGATCGTCAACACCTGATCCACCCCGTCGTCAACTATCGCGCGCACGAGGCGCGCGGCGTCACCGTGCTCGAATCCGCCGACGGCGTGTTCCTGCGCGACGGCGACGGCCATACATTGCTCGATGCGTTCTCGGGCCTGTGGTGCGTGAACGTCGGCTACGGCCGCGACAGCATCGTGAAGGCCGCCGCCGAACAGATGTCGAAGCTGCCCTACGCGACCGGCTATTTCCATTTCGGCTCGCAGCCCGCGATCGAGCTCGCCGAACGGCTCGCGGCGCTCGCACCGCCGTCGCTGAACCGCGTGTACTTCACGCTCGGCGGCTCGGATGCGGTCGATTCCGCGGTGCGCTTCATCACGCATTATTTCAACGCGACCGGCCGCCCGTCGAAGAAGCAGATGATCGCGCTCGAGCGCGGCTATCACGGTTCGTCGTCGATCGGCGCGGGGCTGACCGCGCTGCCCGCGTTCCACCGCCATTTCGACCTGCCGCGCGCTGACCAGCACCATATCCCGTCGCCCTACCCGTATCGCCATCCGCTCGGCGACGATCCGCAGGCGCTGATCGCCGCGTCGGTCGCCGCACTCGAAGCGAAGGTCGCGGAGCTCGGCGCGGACAACGTCGCCGCGTTCTTCTGCGAACCCGTGCAAGGCTCCGGCGGCGTGATCGTGCCGCCGCCCGGCTGGCTGAAGGCGATGCGCGACGCCTGCCGGCGCCTCGGCATCCTGTTCGTCGCCGACGAGGTGATCACCGGCTTCGGCCGCACGGGCCCGCTGTTCGCGTGCGAGGCCGAGCAGGTCGATCCGGACCTGATGACCGTCGCGAAGGGCTTGACCGCCGGCTATGCGCCGATGGGCGCGGTGCTGATGTCCGACGAAATCTACGAAGGCCTCGCGGGCAGCCGCGCGGAGTCGGCCGTGGTCGGTCATGGGCATACGTATTCCGCGCACCCGGTGAGCGCGGCGATCGGCCTCGAAGTGCTGAAGCTCTATCACGAAGGCGGGCTGCTCGCGAACGGCCAGGCGATGGCGCCGCGCTTCGCGGCGGGGCTCGATGCGCTGCGCGCGCATCCGCTCGTCGGCGACGCGCGCTCGGTCGGCCTGCTCGGCGCGCTCGAACTGGTGTCCGACAAGGCGCGCAAGACGCGCTTCGACCCGGCGCTGAACGTGCCCGACCGGATCGCGGCGGCCGCGTACGCGAACGGCGTGGTGTTTCGCGCATTCGGCGACGGCGTGCTCGGCTTCGCGCCGGCGCTGAGCTTCACGGCGGGCGAGTTCGACCTGCTGTTCGAACGCGTGCGCAAGACGCTCGACGACGTGCTGGCCGACGCGGGCGTGCAGCGCGCGCTCGAGGCCGCGCACGCGCAGCCGGCCTGA
- a CDS encoding GGDEF domain-containing protein yields the protein MPASPSIEKIADWAGRHHLIVGVLGTLMSVAALGISAVTLWAARSEVVEHAHETSRNVAAVLVSEIARTVETSNNALVSLAADLGNPAIVRLKAGLRHDVLFERTAAQYVTGMGVTDRDGRLIDGCCGPTHNWDFSDRDYFKVHRDSDNVGLYVSEAYRARSRGGTESIALSRRIERPDHAFNGIAVVAVDLAYFDQLLSRLNVGPHGVSAILRADGTILARNPPLTDHQMVRVRRSKSFERMVSREAGFYAARSSIDGTLRLYTYQRVPGTPLIAVVAPAERDVLAGITRLTWTAGVSASVIGALFCAVVWLLAFALRDNLRKQTLLTDLTRTDPLTGLHNRRALDAALADEWERLQRGSDGSLSVLFIDADHFKQYNDRYGHAQGDTALRFLAECIRAHTRRRGDLAARYGGEEFVAVLPDTDERGAQQVAEAIRHAVERNQLDGFDATMPAFTVSIGCATGHRARPPSMHALTHQADLALYAAKRQGRNRVCVADVEPLAQTA from the coding sequence ATGCCTGCATCCCCTTCGATCGAGAAAATTGCCGACTGGGCCGGTCGCCACCACCTGATCGTCGGTGTGCTGGGCACGCTGATGTCGGTCGCGGCGCTCGGCATCAGCGCGGTGACGCTGTGGGCCGCGCGCAGCGAAGTCGTCGAACATGCGCACGAGACGTCGCGCAATGTCGCGGCCGTCCTCGTCAGTGAGATCGCGCGCACCGTCGAAACGTCCAACAATGCGCTGGTATCGCTCGCCGCCGATCTCGGCAACCCCGCGATCGTGCGCCTGAAGGCCGGCTTGCGCCACGACGTGCTGTTCGAGCGCACGGCCGCGCAATACGTGACCGGCATGGGCGTGACGGACCGCGACGGGCGGCTGATCGACGGTTGTTGCGGCCCGACCCACAACTGGGACTTCAGCGATCGCGACTACTTCAAGGTCCATCGCGATTCGGACAACGTCGGCCTGTACGTGTCCGAGGCGTACCGCGCGCGTTCGCGCGGCGGCACCGAATCGATCGCGCTGTCGCGCCGCATCGAACGGCCGGATCATGCGTTCAACGGAATCGCGGTGGTCGCCGTCGATCTCGCCTACTTCGATCAGCTGCTGTCGCGGTTGAACGTCGGACCGCACGGCGTCAGCGCGATCCTGCGCGCGGACGGCACGATCCTCGCGCGCAATCCGCCGTTGACCGATCACCAGATGGTGCGCGTGCGCCGGTCGAAGTCGTTCGAGCGGATGGTGAGCCGCGAAGCGGGTTTCTATGCCGCGCGCTCGAGCATCGACGGGACGTTGCGGCTGTACACGTACCAGCGGGTACCCGGCACGCCGCTGATCGCCGTGGTCGCGCCGGCCGAGCGCGACGTGCTGGCCGGCATCACGCGCCTGACGTGGACGGCGGGCGTGTCGGCGTCCGTGATCGGCGCGCTGTTCTGCGCGGTGGTGTGGCTGCTCGCGTTCGCGCTGCGCGACAACCTGCGCAAGCAGACGCTGCTCACGGACCTCACGCGCACCGATCCGCTGACGGGCCTGCACAACCGGCGCGCGCTCGATGCCGCGCTCGCCGACGAATGGGAACGGCTGCAGCGCGGCAGCGACGGCAGCCTGTCGGTGCTGTTCATCGACGCCGATCACTTCAAGCAGTACAACGACCGCTACGGCCATGCGCAAGGCGACACCGCGCTGCGCTTTCTCGCCGAATGCATCCGCGCGCATACGCGACGGCGCGGCGATCTCGCCGCACGTTACGGCGGCGAGGAATTCGTCGCGGTGTTGCCCGACACGGACGAGCGCGGTGCGCAGCAGGTCGCCGAAGCGATTCGCCACGCCGTGGAGCGCAACCAGCTCGACGGGTTCGACGCGACGATGCCGGCCTTCACGGTCAGCATCGGCTGCGCGACCGGCCATCGCGCGCGGCCGCCGTCCATGCATGCGCTCACGCATCAGGCCGACCTCGCCCTCTATGCGGCCAAGCGCCAGGGCAGAAACCGCGTGTGCGTCGCCGACGTGGAACCGCTCGCACAAACGGCGTGA
- a CDS encoding 2-hydroxyacid dehydrogenase translates to MSFLYKADPVRGAQWAQRFAQRAPDLPFRIWPDLGDPHDVRYLAAWQPPDDPVALLPNLEVVFSVGAGIDQFDLSRVPTHIPVVRMIEPGIVEGMVEYVTQAVLTIHRDLFDYAAQQRVQAWCEKPVRAAASRRVGVLGLGTLGQAVLDALRRFGFPCAGWSRTPRTLDGIDCYAGDAALDAFLARTDILICLLPLTDSTRGLLGARVFDALPAGASLVQVGRGPQLDAAALLAALDSGRLDSAILDVTEPEPLPAGHPFWTHPRIRITPHIASATRPDTAVDAVLENLARHRAGQPMIGIVDRARGY, encoded by the coding sequence ATGAGCTTCCTGTACAAAGCCGACCCGGTGCGCGGCGCGCAATGGGCACAACGCTTCGCGCAACGCGCGCCCGACCTCCCGTTCCGGATCTGGCCGGATCTCGGCGATCCGCACGACGTGCGCTACCTCGCCGCGTGGCAACCGCCGGACGACCCGGTCGCGCTGCTGCCCAACCTCGAGGTCGTGTTCTCGGTCGGCGCCGGCATCGATCAGTTCGACCTGTCACGCGTGCCGACACACATTCCGGTCGTGCGGATGATCGAGCCGGGCATCGTCGAAGGGATGGTCGAATACGTGACGCAGGCGGTGCTGACGATCCACCGCGACCTGTTCGACTATGCGGCGCAACAGCGCGTGCAGGCATGGTGCGAGAAGCCGGTGCGCGCGGCCGCGTCGCGGCGCGTCGGCGTGCTCGGGCTCGGCACGCTCGGCCAGGCCGTGCTCGACGCGCTGCGGCGCTTCGGTTTCCCGTGCGCCGGCTGGAGCCGCACGCCGCGCACGCTCGACGGCATCGACTGCTATGCGGGCGACGCGGCGCTCGACGCGTTCCTGGCCCGCACCGACATCCTGATCTGCCTGCTGCCGCTCACCGACAGCACGCGCGGCCTGCTCGGCGCACGCGTGTTCGATGCGCTGCCGGCCGGCGCGTCGCTCGTGCAGGTCGGGCGCGGCCCGCAGCTCGATGCGGCGGCGCTGCTCGCCGCGCTCGACAGCGGCCGGCTCGACAGCGCGATCCTCGACGTGACGGAGCCCGAACCGTTGCCGGCCGGCCACCCGTTCTGGACGCATCCGCGCATTCGCATCACGCCGCACATCGCGAGCGCGACGCGGCCCGACACCGCGGTCGACGCGGTGCTCGAGAACCTCGCGCGCCATCGCGCGGGACAGCCGATGATCGGCATCGTCGATCGCGCGCGCGGCTACTGA